From the genome of Candidatus Kapaibacterium sp., one region includes:
- the pdxA gene encoding 4-hydroxythreonine-4-phosphate dehydrogenase PdxA → MRIVCTIGDCNGVGLEVWVKALAEAQRHSKVFGTRWALIAHPRSVAEYVDGCCLSVKLQQGSLQIGRLTVELIPCQTYAPVRWGYPDPLAARQAWEALATALELARSGQADAIVTLPITKHLMNEIGWRFPGQTEYLAHPYPNRTPTMLFVAGSLRVALLTTHVPLRRVHSMVTPEAFSAFVQRLHDGLSVDFGLREPKIALLGLNPHAGESSRLGNEERMLQPAIEKLRRAGYVVDGPFAADSFFARQRWKEYDVTVAMYHDQGLIPFKLLARGRGVNVTLGLPFVRTSPDHGTAYDIAGKGIADHRSMYHALLLSLELAQRRRAHGLHPRRRDIAPVREASLA, encoded by the coding sequence ATGCGGATTGTTTGCACGATTGGAGACTGCAACGGTGTCGGATTGGAGGTCTGGGTGAAGGCCCTGGCGGAGGCACAGCGCCATTCGAAGGTCTTCGGCACCCGATGGGCCCTCATTGCCCATCCGAGGTCGGTGGCAGAGTACGTCGATGGATGTTGTCTATCGGTCAAGCTCCAGCAAGGGAGCTTGCAGATAGGACGCCTCACGGTGGAGCTAATTCCTTGCCAGACGTACGCCCCCGTTCGTTGGGGCTACCCTGATCCGCTGGCAGCCCGCCAAGCATGGGAAGCGCTGGCAACCGCGCTAGAGTTAGCTCGGAGTGGGCAGGCCGATGCCATTGTTACGCTGCCGATCACGAAGCACCTCATGAACGAGATTGGCTGGCGCTTCCCAGGCCAGACGGAGTATCTGGCTCACCCTTATCCGAACCGTACTCCGACGATGCTCTTCGTTGCGGGTTCTCTACGGGTGGCTCTCTTGACAACCCATGTCCCGCTGCGGCGAGTCCACAGCATGGTGACGCCAGAAGCCTTCTCTGCCTTCGTGCAGCGCCTCCACGATGGGCTCTCCGTAGACTTTGGCCTACGAGAGCCCAAGATAGCGCTCTTGGGGCTCAATCCCCATGCTGGCGAGAGTAGCAGGCTAGGGAATGAGGAGCGGATGCTTCAGCCTGCCATAGAGAAGCTGCGTCGTGCTGGGTATGTTGTGGACGGTCCTTTTGCTGCCGATAGCTTCTTTGCGCGCCAGCGCTGGAAGGAGTACGACGTCACCGTGGCGATGTACCACGACCAGGGACTTATCCCCTTTAAGCTGCTAGCTCGCGGCCGTGGGGTCAACGTAACGCTCGGACTTCCGTTCGTCCGTACGTCGCCTGACCACGGCACTGCGTACGATATTGCAGGCAAAGGGATTGCCGACCACCGCAGCATGTACCACGCTCTACTCCTCAGCTTGGAGCTGGCACAACGGCGCCGTGCTCACGGCTTGCACCCTCGTAGGAGAGATATTGCCCCGGTCCGCGAGGCCTCCCTGGCATGA
- a CDS encoding S-adenosylmethionine:tRNA ribosyltransferase-isomerase: MSETLPQVLLEEYLYELPPDRIAQYPLSERDQCRLLVAECRTRTIRHHTFAELPELLPAGTLLVRNVTKVVHARLFLRKPTGGVVEVLLLQPLEGSPEAGFAAHPPVEWECLLRGRRLRPGTELGLVVGRWRLHARLLDYAAGQASIWLDWQPATATLAELLQELGRVPLPPYLRREDEAADRELYQTVYASVPGSVAAPTAGLHFTETLFQRLKQAGIEIADVCLHVGMDTFKPVRVSDARQHKMHSEFLSVADSTLRVLREFFRHPDRQWLVAVGTTSVRTLETLYWHGVRLFVRRDSELWASPTLQLPQWEPYDLLRGPLPPPADAFEAILEWMQHHGIGQLQGTTELMIMPGYRYQLCDAIITNFHQPRSTLLLLVGAFVGEFWRDIYAEALAQGYRFLSYGDASLLICPRQLPR, encoded by the coding sequence ATGTCGGAGACTCTCCCGCAGGTGCTGCTGGAAGAGTACTTGTACGAGCTCCCGCCGGATCGGATTGCGCAGTATCCGTTGTCAGAGCGAGACCAGTGTCGGCTACTGGTAGCGGAATGTCGTACCCGAACGATTCGGCATCACACCTTCGCTGAACTCCCTGAGCTGCTCCCTGCGGGTACACTGCTCGTGCGCAACGTGACGAAGGTTGTCCATGCTCGCCTATTCCTACGTAAGCCGACGGGAGGAGTAGTAGAGGTGCTGCTGCTACAGCCACTGGAAGGCTCGCCAGAGGCCGGGTTTGCTGCGCATCCGCCTGTGGAGTGGGAGTGTCTGCTGCGGGGTCGCCGATTGCGCCCTGGCACAGAACTAGGGCTAGTGGTGGGAAGGTGGAGGCTCCATGCTCGCCTTCTCGACTATGCTGCCGGACAAGCGAGTATCTGGTTGGATTGGCAGCCTGCAACGGCGACGTTAGCTGAGCTCCTCCAAGAGCTGGGACGAGTTCCGCTGCCACCGTACTTGCGGCGGGAGGATGAAGCAGCCGACCGGGAGCTCTACCAGACCGTCTACGCTAGTGTGCCGGGGTCAGTCGCCGCTCCAACGGCGGGACTGCACTTCACGGAGACTCTCTTCCAGCGGCTCAAGCAGGCAGGGATCGAGATTGCGGACGTATGCCTCCACGTCGGCATGGACACCTTCAAACCCGTTCGGGTGTCGGACGCCCGCCAGCACAAGATGCACAGTGAGTTTTTGAGTGTCGCAGATTCCACGCTTCGGGTGTTGCGAGAGTTCTTCCGCCATCCTGACCGGCAGTGGCTCGTTGCTGTAGGGACTACCTCTGTACGGACGCTGGAGACACTCTACTGGCATGGGGTTCGCCTCTTCGTTCGGAGAGACTCTGAGCTTTGGGCTTCCCCAACTCTGCAGCTGCCTCAGTGGGAACCGTACGACCTCCTTCGCGGACCACTCCCCCCACCAGCCGACGCATTCGAGGCCATCCTAGAGTGGATGCAGCACCATGGCATCGGGCAGCTCCAGGGGACGACGGAGCTGATGATCATGCCTGGCTACCGCTACCAGCTCTGTGATGCCATCATCACGAACTTCCACCAGCCGCGGAGCACGCTCCTCCTGTTGGTGGGAGCTTTCGTGGGAGAATTTTGGCGCGATATCTACGCTGAAGCCCTCGCTCAGGGCTACCGGTTCCTCAGCTACGGGGATGCTTCCCTCCTCATCTGCCCGCGGCAACTTCCACGATAG
- the mtnA gene encoding S-methyl-5-thioribose-1-phosphate isomerase has product MIVNGVPYRTIWRQREGVIALIDQRFLPHRFVVEEVHTVEEMARAIREMHIRGAIALGAAAAYGLELAAVSAPDDQLRKALQRAATVLRQTRPTAVNIAWAVATVMAAVDGVEQPQELRFRLLQVVDALVEAEVDRCRRIGEHGARLLQQLAEQRGGKPLNILTHCNAGWLGCVDYGTALAPVYVAAEAGTPLHVWVSETRPRNQGAALTAWELQQQGIPYTIVVDSACGHLVQRGMVDVAIVGADRISRRGDTANKIGTYLKALACHRYGVPFYVAAPSSSVDWGLSDGLQAIPIEERSPDEVLTTSGWDGNGIATVRIAPEGAPAWNPAFDVTPAELITGFITEHGVIQPTEAALEALARNADVRVGGDR; this is encoded by the coding sequence ATGATAGTGAACGGGGTGCCATACCGCACAATCTGGCGACAGCGCGAGGGGGTCATTGCTCTCATTGATCAGCGCTTCCTCCCACATCGCTTCGTGGTGGAGGAGGTGCACACGGTGGAGGAGATGGCGCGGGCGATCCGGGAGATGCACATCCGCGGCGCAATTGCCCTCGGCGCTGCTGCTGCGTATGGGCTGGAATTGGCTGCCGTTTCGGCTCCGGACGACCAGCTCCGGAAGGCTCTCCAGCGAGCAGCAACAGTACTGCGGCAAACACGTCCAACAGCCGTTAACATTGCCTGGGCAGTAGCAACGGTTATGGCGGCTGTAGATGGCGTAGAACAGCCGCAGGAGCTCCGCTTTCGGCTCCTTCAGGTGGTGGATGCGTTGGTAGAAGCAGAGGTGGACCGCTGTCGTCGTATTGGGGAACATGGCGCTCGGCTCCTCCAGCAGCTTGCAGAACAGCGGGGTGGTAAACCGCTCAACATCCTGACCCACTGCAATGCTGGCTGGTTAGGGTGCGTTGACTACGGCACGGCCCTAGCCCCTGTCTACGTTGCTGCTGAAGCGGGCACTCCGCTTCATGTCTGGGTGAGCGAGACACGTCCCCGAAACCAGGGAGCGGCGCTGACGGCCTGGGAGCTCCAGCAGCAGGGTATCCCTTACACGATTGTCGTCGACAGCGCCTGCGGGCACCTAGTGCAGCGAGGGATGGTTGATGTTGCTATCGTTGGGGCCGATCGCATCAGCCGACGAGGTGACACAGCCAACAAAATTGGGACTTACCTCAAGGCACTGGCGTGCCATCGGTATGGGGTACCGTTCTACGTGGCTGCTCCGAGCTCCTCTGTGGATTGGGGACTGAGCGACGGTCTGCAGGCGATCCCAATTGAGGAGCGCTCTCCGGACGAGGTGTTGACTACCAGTGGTTGGGACGGCAATGGGATTGCGACGGTTCGCATAGCGCCTGAAGGAGCGCCAGCGTGGAACCCAGCCTTTGACGTCACCCCAGCAGAGCTGATCACGGGCTTCATTACTGAGCATGGCGTCATTCAGCCGACGGAAGCCGCACTAGAAGCACTGGCCAGGA
- the acpS gene encoding holo-ACP synthase, with the protein MIVGIGVDIVEVRRIEAAIERYGERFLRRIFTDVERQYCDRFGQRRALHYAARFAAKEAFSKAIRTGMRPPCLWNAISVVNGQLGEPELLLGGELARRYSGYCFHVSLSHTATHAVAVVVAELEDHSRT; encoded by the coding sequence ATGATCGTCGGCATCGGCGTTGATATCGTTGAGGTCCGCCGCATAGAGGCCGCAATAGAACGCTACGGCGAACGCTTCCTTCGCCGCATCTTCACGGACGTGGAGCGCCAGTACTGCGACCGCTTTGGCCAGCGACGTGCCCTTCACTACGCTGCCCGATTTGCTGCCAAGGAGGCCTTCAGCAAAGCCATCCGAACAGGGATGCGCCCTCCGTGCCTGTGGAATGCGATTTCCGTCGTCAACGGCCAACTGGGTGAACCGGAGCTCTTGCTTGGAGGCGAACTAGCACGCCGCTATAGCGGCTACTGCTTCCACGTGTCGCTGTCGCACACGGCAACGCATGCTGTGGCGGTTGTCGTAGCCGAATTGGAAGACCACAGCCGGACCTAG
- a CDS encoding NAD-dependent deacylase produces MSADGTAYQRAAERLCQARRVVAFTGAGISAESGIPTFRDPGGLWEQFRPEELATPEAFERNPDRVWAWYQHRRRVIAAAEPNPGHYALAAMEPHFEEFTVVTQNIDQLHQRAGSRRVLELHGSILRNHCHRCGRPYEAPNLPEERAPTCPHCGGRIRPSVVWFGELLPEDVFAEAEQAVARCDVLLSIGTSGEVYPAAGLVWQAKLAGATVIEVNPNPTELTPAADIALRGSAATVLPELLRRLCECRQKLSKAG; encoded by the coding sequence ATGAGCGCCGACGGTACGGCATATCAGCGGGCTGCTGAAAGACTCTGCCAAGCTCGTAGAGTGGTTGCCTTTACCGGTGCGGGAATCTCCGCCGAGAGCGGTATTCCTACTTTCCGCGACCCTGGAGGACTTTGGGAGCAGTTCCGACCGGAAGAGCTTGCGACTCCAGAAGCCTTCGAACGGAACCCAGACCGCGTATGGGCATGGTACCAGCACCGCCGCCGCGTCATCGCTGCTGCTGAACCCAATCCTGGGCATTACGCCTTAGCGGCTATGGAGCCGCACTTCGAGGAGTTCACGGTCGTCACGCAGAACATTGACCAACTCCACCAACGTGCCGGGAGCCGCCGGGTGCTGGAGCTCCACGGCTCTATCCTGCGGAACCACTGCCATCGCTGTGGCCGGCCTTACGAGGCACCGAATCTGCCCGAAGAAAGAGCTCCTACTTGTCCCCACTGCGGTGGTCGGATCCGCCCGTCTGTAGTCTGGTTTGGGGAGCTCTTGCCGGAGGACGTCTTCGCTGAAGCGGAGCAAGCAGTCGCTCGCTGCGACGTATTACTCTCGATTGGCACCTCAGGGGAGGTCTACCCAGCGGCAGGGCTCGTCTGGCAGGCGAAACTGGCGGGAGCAACGGTGATAGAAGTGAACCCCAACCCAACGGAGCTAACACCTGCTGCCGACATCGCTCTCCGCGGCTCCGCAGCAACTGTTCTGCCAGAGCTCCTCCGCCGGCTCTGCGAATGCCGTCAAAAGCTCTCGAAGGCAGGATGA